One genomic segment of Stigmatopora argus isolate UIUO_Sarg chromosome 3, RoL_Sarg_1.0, whole genome shotgun sequence includes these proteins:
- the tasor2 gene encoding uncharacterized protein tasor2, producing the protein MENGTDSSLSILIPLTEYSEEFKRKILHPLQSAFLYQESKVSFKYKAASLFKNPTLKQKYDDFRTKRRQAGYSEDDLEETYGFLLFDDVNKAKELGQTGVLTGTSSCSSLGDPLKGVYISMFSDCLGPERWQDGQSGYIAIIKLTTGRVRRVPENHTQDVCSPTVGFDCHVSQLLASVTTQTSFSLAFERTQCYIYELLDNGSNKTSQSPSLTCPFAVVAFSYRKRRTLAMKEPKPRGLISYEILRYLPVLRLDEGTVKKPKFEPNKELNKVLANPMQTYKVLLSQGQEPVTTPAPTVNDTNSSLSSSFKVLPANPLHSGSKDDLIVKNTPALLEISDVKAITGGSVAPVNRQTPKKPDKSPNKNNPGDKKTQTPDIPAELVVNVTCGKTANEKSPVSPTKFETCADEAGIEAKIAPNDFQVLNKTDDQRVQNLQMVDVPTEVMLTFNSMQKPFSPEKYGPGSDVDGAILAQNDLPVLKRAGDLTVNALQSTSPDVPAELIVSLTSEQSVAAESRVNPVPGKKYLPAKRNGVLGRLKIACFTKNQRRKLLWKHSKGKMNLTEACCEPPGIEKCNNLLQVDHVSTQDEQQTATSNLDWDQLNMLIVKGSKVGPISAKSIVIEERNPGKRTLLNTVAMDLGGPLREKSDRWNLKPVLSECGRVLVPYGSRDNAHRVKSFREKSNVKWLGAPSAVMDNKLRCASPELARCEMKIVKYPVGNPDQNILQETEDGQDLVQAGVHKHTHPISDQCATKHEPRGMLSSRKTRKHHFDLGKNAETEPCQKKNRIEADVKSSSSSDTAVGLEESTLLSVTHGETPNMTKKSEVKYTLIRKALLETQIKKAQVVCRPPSIYPKWKRIKTLRKHIDISREHFKKTWWMHLKSSHASETVKECTRNYSLRKKTPALNTSTDALNLLADLALGANNELVSSQPVREVESQPQSRLKKSDGSKDVTCDNKESVLHVLLGQPVTQPLAHALVDDAELIRLLCKEHCYSLPQYALIPSGLPGAPFQVPPLSGSTGLVYRKHTRFGVQTPHASDDLEDENQNCGPSDHSGKRMNLFNRNRTLLCNNGSVQVTRQWKEKYDFDRDSRFASDSKDRTIIRALHGPWDFSIRDTMEDMQLIVHMWIAFFYSRSTARFIDFGSDLANLRSDEGSAAEITTQAQFKLKHNPFSLPLGPENTPELYFSNSSDLSKTSSDQGSEILDWSVGNSDHFKVLPLEHPLDSVKTPSSPTTLKEKPTSQSYQAMILPAETRKKCSKNHWSLSQDDKYLQHNSSPSLKEDVTHIQAVGTENRDIFASMRHSLDKSITEEIDLKGGSENAYAMEIIKLLKHRDPSFQESELYEDAGNASPSILQTDRNVSERETSETEKAKDCTSAKDFCKECNNHFVKASDKHSCIFAFSTENCSDISNHPLTIVMESEQSQSEVQSIEPNHQEFSEKWESLTGIELQSRVVCQNTITDQDVLKYSSESVSEVGISNNATSESISPENCKMTAFSSQIRDSVENEIPYESKRNFHFVTGTVKDEKGATVAPKHLQPNLVQLETVKYLGSNSELVKVAPNMLQDIHGRAVVPSNGFSGKNTLTTDPRSQVVGVLQDRSVSCPKIIPGLFPQRVLVLKVGETGQSDVVGDTDETPNGNIYESTTSIDNQQSNLLPHEMKVESIKDRQDKVEETPCGVVNLSCIFEVQNTSPTMSWCQVEGSVENQVMTLNSLKSVGKLLPRSESVLQVAETRKTEGTILAGGEMGSTIGQKHHSILIDFQSVKQLEADVESSEGRDQNKEEQFPFGSLSEEKTPPTGTQNSLEETFLNKTGTKLNTSPQNIIEPSSRRVSVLKVSESSQRNIAGWSDYKSFPPFSDNEKEKPTRVLSEPCISGSDIPDSRMDTKSILSDKCSQIETTNRKDRLGQPSTSNDAKEINTKLLQAVSTSQCLLDEPLDLSVISPFKHKAGDFCYNVQTCSKKSWTTKYTFFLLVTSGDSFFEETKACLEEAGHTAVQPDQFFVRKESSSMLVIVRNEDISTHLFEIPRLLELKMSPDVWFAGIDEPQDLLNFTHQELFLGGGFVMLDQSSLESLNLDKVKGLLKLLQDLNKSEKWKWLLHYRDSRRFKENARISTEEEEKKNLLSWSQEIGLSAVLPYHECDAKSRDHPDYLGCLVHLQVQNIAARFPVFLTDVKIADKFEKSGILTATLNSFLKRFST; encoded by the exons ATGGAAAATGGAACCGATTCGTCGTTGA GCATTTTAATACCACTGACTGAATATTCGGAGGAGTTTAAGCGAAAAATATTGCATCCGCTCCAAAGTGCGTTTTTGTACCAAGAGTCCAAGGTGTCATTTAAGTACAAAGCGGCATCCCTGTTTAAAAACCCAACCTTGAAGCAAAAG TACGATGACTTCCGAACAAAGCGAAGACAAGCGGGTTATTCAGAAGATGACCTGGAGGAAACGTATGGCTTTTTGCTGTTCGATGACGTCAACAAG GCAAAAGAACTTGGGCAAACTGGAGTACTCACTGGGACAAGCTCTTGCTCAAGCTTGGGAGACCCCTTGAAgg gTGTTTACATCTCGATGTTCTCTGACTGTTTGGGCCCAGAGCGCTGGCAGGATGGCCAATCGGGATACATTGCAATAATCAAGCTGACGACG GGGAGAGTCAGAAGAGTTCCTGAGAACCACACCCAGGATGTCTGCTCACCTACTGTTGGTTTTGACTGCCACGTGTCCCAGCTCCTTGCCTCGGTGACGACTCAAACCAGCTTCTCGCTTGCATTTGAGAGAACCCAA TGTTATATTTACGAGCTGCTTGATAATGGAAGTAACAAAACCTCGCAGTCGCCCAGCCTCACCTGCCCCTTTGCTGTCGTAGCCTTTTCCTATAGAAAAAGAAG AACATTGGCAATGAAAG AGCCCAAACCACGTGGCCTCATCTCATATGAAATTCTCAGATATCTCCCGGTTCTACGTTTAGATGAGGGCACAGTCAAGAAACCTAAATTTGAACCAAACAAGGAACTCAATAAAGTGCTGGCAAATCCCATGCAGACTTATAAAGTTCTGTTGAGTCAAGGACAGGAACCGGTTACAACTCCTGCACCAACTGTAAATGACACCAATAGCTCTCTATCGTCTTCTTTTAAGGTGCTACCAGCCAATCCTCTGCATTCAGGATCGAAAGACGATCTGATTGTTAAAAATACTCCCGCATTGTTGGAGATAAGTGATGTCAAAGCAATAACTGGGGGATCAGTCGCACCAGTTAATCGGCAGACACCGAAAAAACCCGATAAATCTCCCAATAAAAACAATCCGGGAGACAAAAAAACCCAGACTCCAGACATTCCTGCAGAACTGGTTGTAAATGTTACCTGTGGAAAAACCGCAAATGAGAAAAGTCCAGTTAGTCCTACTAAGTTTGAGACATGTGCTGACGAAGCAggaattgaggcaaaaattgcGCCAAATGATTTTCAAGTTCTGAACAAAACTGATGATCAAAGAGTCCAAAACCTCCAGATGGTTGACGTTCCTACAGAGGTAATGCTGACCTTCAACTCTATGCAAAAAcctttcagccctgaaaagtaTGGACCAGGTTCTGATGTAGATGGAGCAATACTTGCACAAAATGATTTGCCAGTGCTGAAAAGAGCAGGTGATCTAACCGTTAACGCACTACAGTCTACTAGTCCTGACGTTCCAGCGGAGCTGATTGTAAGCTTGACCTCTGAGCAAAGTGTAGCTGCGGAGAGTCGAGTCAATCCTGTACCCGGAAAGAAATACTTGCCGGCCAAACGCAATGGAGTTTTGGGACGCTTGAAGATTgcttgttttacaaaaaaccaACGAAGGAAACTTCTTTGGAAACATTCCAAAGGTAAGATGAACCTAACTGAGGCATGTTGTGAGCCTCCCGGCATCGAAAAATGCAATAATCTTTTGCAAGTTGATCACGTCAGTACTCAGGATGAGCAACAAACAGCGACCTCAAATTTGGATTGGGATCAACTCAATATGTTGATCGTAAAAGGCAGCAAAGTTGGACCTATCTCTGCTAAGTCCATAGTGATAGAGGAGAGAAATCCAGGAAAACGGACTCTGCTTAACACCGTTGCAATGGACCTCGGAGGTCCTCTGAGAGAGAAGTCTGACCGTTGGAACTTGAAGCCTGTCTTAAGTGAATGTGGAAGAGTCTTAGTTCCTTATGGTTCAAGGGATAATGCCCATCGAGTCAAGTCATTTAGGGAAAAATCAAATGTTAAATGGCTAGGAGCCCCTAGCGCAGTTATGGATAACAAGCTGCGCTGCGCATCTCCAGAATTAGCAAGGTGTGAGATGAAGATAGTTAAGTACCCTGTTGGAAATCCAGATCAAAACATACTGCAAGAGACAGAGGATGGTCAGGATCTGGTTCAAGCAGGTGTTCACAAACACACCCATCCCATCTCAGACCAGTGTGCTACGAAGCATGAACCAAGAGGCATGCTCTCAAGCAGGAAAACAAGAAAGCATCACTTTGATTTAGGTAAAAATGCTGAGACAGAACCTTGCCAGAAGAAAAACAGAATTGAAGCCGATGTCAAATCATCAAGTTCATCTGACACCGCAGTGGGACTTGAAGAGTCGACATTGCTGTCAGTGACGCATGGAGAGACGCCAAATATGACGAAGAAAAGCGAGGTGAAATACACCTTAATAAGAAAAGCTTTGTTGGAAACGCAAATCAAAAAAGCTCAAGTCGTATGCAGGCCTCCATCTATTTATCCCAAATGGAAGAGGATAAAAACACTCAGAAAGCACATCGATATCTCACGGGAACACTTTAAGAAGACAT GGTGGATGCATCTTAAATCATCTCATGCCAGTGAAACTGTCAAAGAATGTACTCGTAATTATTCTCTCAGGAAGAAAACGCCAGCCTTAAACACATCAACAGATGCTTTGAATTTACTTGCCGATTTGGCACTGGGGGCCAATAATGAGTTAGTTTCGTCACAACCAGTTAGGGAAGTTGAGAGCCAGCCTCAGTCAAGGTTGAAAAAGAGTGACGGTTCAAAAGATGTCACATGTGATAATAAAGAGTCGGTTCTTCATGTTCTGCTGGGACAGCCTGTGACGCAACCATTAGCACACGCTCTCGTTGATGATGCTGAGTTGATCCGTTTATTGTGTAAAGAACATTGTTACTCATTACCCCAGTATGCTTTAATACCTTCTGGTTTACCAGGCGCACCCTTCCAAGTCCCCCCTTTAAGTGGTTCTACTGGATTGGTATATAGGAAACACACAAGATTTGGTGTTCAAACCCCGCACGCCTCTGATGATTTGGAGGACGAAAACCAGAATTGCGGTCCTTCGGACCATTCAGGGAAAAGGATGAATTTGTTCAACCGTAACCGCACTTTACTTTGCAACAATGGATCTGTTCAAGTGACACGGCAATGGAAGGAAAAGTACGACTTTGATCGAGACAGCAGGTTTGCAAGCGACTCAAAGGACAGAACCATCATTCGAGCCTTACACGG GCCATGGGACTTTTCCATACGAGATACTATGGAAGACATGCAGCTCATTGTCCATATGTGGATTGCTTTCTTCTATAGCCGCTCAACAGCCAGGTTCATTGACTTTGGCTCAGACCTTGCAAACCTCCGCTCAGATGAGGGTTCAGCAGCAGAGATAACAACTCAGGCTCAGTTTAAGCTCAAGCACAATCCATTTTCTCTACCACTTGGTCCAGAAAATACTCCAGAACTTTACTTTTCTAACTCTTCTGACCTCAGCAAGACCTCTTCAGATCAAGGATCTGAGATTTTGGACTGGTCTGTTGGAAATTCGGATCATTTCAAGGTTCTTCCTTTAGAGCATCCACTCGACAGTGTAAAAACACCAAGTTCACCAACAACACTGAAAGAGAAACCAACATCACAG agTTACCAAGCCATGATTCTCCCTGCAGAGACTCGGAAAAAATGCAGCAAGAATCATTGGTCTCTTTCACAAGATGACAAATACCTACAGCATAACAGTTCACCCTCTCTAAAAGAGGATGTTACCCATATACAAGCAGTTGGGACAGAGAACCGGGATATTTTTGCTTCAATGCGCCATTCGTTAGATAAATCAATCACCGAAGAAATAGATTTAAAAGGTGGCTCAGAAAATGCATATGCCATGGAGATCATCAAATTGCTAAAACACAGAGATCCTTCTTTCCAAGAAAGTGAACTCTACGAAGATGCTGGTAATGCATCTCCTTCCATTCTTCAAACGGATAGAAATGTCTCAGAAAGGGAAACATCTGAGACAGAAAAGGCCAAAGACTGTACATCTGCAAAGGATTTTTGTAAAGAATGTAACAATCACTTTGTAAAGGCATCAGATAAGCATAGCTGCATTTTTGCATTCAGTACAGAAAATTGTAGTGATATAAGCAATCACCCATTAACTATTGTGATGGAGAGTGAACAATCACAATCGGAAGTTCAAAGTATAGAACCTAATCATCAAGAGTTTTCAGAAAAATGGGAATCACTGACTGGCATTGAATTGCAGTCAAGAGTCGTGTGTCAAAATACAATAACAGATCAAGAcgttttaaaatacagtagtgAATCTGTGTCAGAAGTGGGTATTAGTAATAATGCTACATCAGAAAGTATCTCTCCGGAAAACTGCAAAATGACTGCATTTAGTTCCCAAATAAGggacagtgttgaaaatgaaatccCGTACGAGTCAAAGAGAAACTTTCATTTTGTTACAGGGACTGTTAAAGATGAAAAGGGAGCCACAGTAGCTCCAAAACATCTGCAACCTAATTTGGTTCAACTTGAAACTGTAAAATATTTAGGATCCAATTCAGAATTAGTTAAAGTGGCACCAAATATGCTTCAAGATATTCACGGTAGGGCGGTAGTTCCATCAAATGGCTTTTCTGGAAAGAATACTCTAACTACAGACCCTCGGAGTCAGGTTGTAGGTGTTCTTCAAGACAGAAGTGTCAGTTGTCCCAAAATCATTCCAGGGCTGTTCCCTCAGAGAGTATTAGTGCTTAAGGTGGGTGAAACCGGCCAGTCGGATGTTGTAGGAGATACTGATGAGACCCCAAATGGCAACATATATGAAAGTACCACTTCCATAGACAATCAACAGAGTAATTTACTTCCACATGAAATGAAGGTGGAATCAATCAAAGACAGACAAGATAAAGTGGAGGAAACCCCCTGTGGGGTAGTAAATCTTTCATGTATCTTTGAAGTACAAAACACTTCACCCACCATGTCCTGGTGTCAAGTTGAGGGGTCTGTTGAGAACCAAGTCATGACACTTAATTCCCTCAAAAGTGTAGGAAAACTTTTACCTCGCAGCGAATCAGTGCTCCAGGTTGCTGAAACCAGGAAAACTGAAGGTACTATTTTAGCAGGAGGTGAAATGGGTTCTACCATAGGCCAAAAACATCATAGTATTTTAATTGACTTTCAAAGTGTCAAACAATTAGAAGCTGATGTGGAATCAAGTGAAGGACGAGATCAGAACAAGGAAGAACAATTTCCCTTTGGAAGCCTTTCCGAAGAAAAGACTCCACCCACAGGAACCCAGAATTCATTGGAAGAGACTTTTTTGAACAAGACAGGAACCAAACTGAACACTTCTCCCCAAAACATCATAGAACCGTCATCACGCAGAGTTTCAGTACTCAAGGTCAGTGAATCCAGCCAGAGAAATATTGCAGGCTGGTCAGACTACAAGTCCTTTCCCCCATTCTCGGATAACGAAAAGGAGAAACCAACCCGAGTACTTTCTGAACCTTGCATCAGTGGTTCAGACATCCCTGACTCCAGGATGGATACAAAATCAATCTTATCTGACAAATGCAGTCAGATTGAAACAACCAACAGGAAGGACAGACTAGGTCAACCCTCCACCTCTAATGATGCTAAGGAAATTAATACAAAGCTGTTGCAGGCTGTCTCTACCTCACAATGCCTATTAGATGAACCTTTGGATCTCTCAGTTATATCGCCGTTTAAACACAAAGCAGGAGACTTTTGCTACAATGTCCAAACTTGCAGTAAGAAATCATGGACGACAAAATATACATTCTTCTTGTTGGTAACATCAGGGGATTCCTTCTTTGAGGAAACAaag GCATGTTTAGAAGAAGCTGGTCATACAGCTGTACAACCAGACCAGTTCTTTGTCCGCAAAGAATCTTCATCCATGCTTGTCATTGTCCGGAATGAAGACATCTCCACGCATCTTTTTGAG ATTCCACGTCTACTCGAGTTAAAGATGTCGCCTGACGTGTGGTTTGCTGGCATTGACGAACCACAAGATCTTCTGAATTTCACTCATCAGGAACTCTTTCTCGGCGGTGGCTTTGTGATGTTGGATCAGTCGTCTTTAGAATCCCTCAACCtcg ACAAGGTAAAAGGATTGCTGAAACTCCTGCAAGATCTTAACAAAAGCGAGAAGTGGAAGTGGTTGTTACATTACAGAGACAGTCGTCGATTCAAAGAAAATGCAAG GATCAGTACAGAGGAAGAGGAGAAAAAGAATTTGTTAAGCTGGTCCCAGGAAATTGGACTTTCTGCGGTTCTGCCGTACCATGAATGTGACGCCAAGTCGAGGGACCATCCCGACTATCTTGGGTGTCTGGTGCACTTGCAGGTCCAGAATATTGCAGCCCGGTTCCCTGTGTTTCTGACTG ATGTGAAGATTGCTGATAAATTTGAGAAAAGTGGAATTTTGACAGCAACTTTGAACTCTTTCCTCAAGCGATTTTCTACGTGA
- the LOC144071309 gene encoding ankyrin repeat and SOCS box protein 13-like, whose protein sequence is MEIRQNRPSLYGDIAHILGFWTERSAVHEAAAQGQAAQLQQLIRDGAAINAVAVDSITPLHEACIQGHACCVALLLAAGAQVDARNIDGSTPLCDACSAGSRECVRLLLEYGAAVNPPLFTFSPLHEACMGGNSDCVELLIQHGASMEAHDCHYGTPLHVACAGKQYDCAKLLLNAGANVNAAKLHETALHHAAKTRDVNLIELLVEFGADLHARDNLHRKAIQYTALGSPSHCCFRFYEDTPLSLQQTARVALRRMLGVQALHVFPKLNLPNRMVAFLSYTPPTVFDL, encoded by the exons ATGGAGATAAGACAGAACAGACCCTCCTTGTACGGGGATATCG CCCACATTCTGGGATTTTGGACCGAGCGATCGGCAGTGCATGAGGCGGCCGCACAAGGCCAGGCGGCGCAGCTTCAGCAGCTGATCCGAGACGGCGCGGCCATCAACGCCGTGGCCGTCGACTCCATCACCCCTTTGCACGAAGCCTGCATCCAGGGGCACGCCTGCTGTGTCGCACTGCTTCTAGCTGCTGGAGCGCAG GTGGACGCCCGCAACATAGACGGCAGCACCCCCCTGTGCGACGCCTGCTCGGCCGGCAGCCGGGAATGTGTCAGGTTGCTGCTGGAGTACGGCGCAGCCGTCAACCCGCCACTCTTCACCTTCTCGCCGCTCCACGAGGCGTGCATGGGAG GAAATTCCGACTGCGTGGAGCTACTGATCCAGCATGGAGCCTCGATGGAGGCGCACGACTGCCACTACGGAACGCCGCTTCATGTCGCCTGCGCAGGGAAGCAGTACGACTGCGCTAAACTTCTACTCAACGCAG GCGCGAACGTAAACGCTGCAAAGCTCCACGAGACGGCGCTCCATCATGCCGCCAAAACGCGCGATGTCAACCTGATCGAGCTTTTGGTGGAGTTTGGCGCCGACTTGCATGCACGAGACAACTTGCACAGAAAAGCCATCCAGTACACGGCGCTCGGATCGCCGTCGCACTGCTGCTTTCGCTTCTACGAGG ACACTCCGTTGAGCCTCCAGCAGACGGCGCGGGTTGCTCTCAGGAGGATGCTGGGTGTACAGGCGCTCCACGTTTTTCCCAAGTTGAACTTACCCAATCGCATGGTCGCCTTTCTATCGTACACGCCCCCTACCGTCTTTGACCTCTAA
- the LOC144071255 gene encoding neuroepithelial cell-transforming gene 1 protein-like — protein MEENEEGKTSKTLGKKQKLHRTSSRTSTTSVTSLAEQSPRELRRNNSKKNLLQRGSSFTFLTPGTPWDFSLKRKRKEKEDDTVSLSSFDLKEPTNKKVRPLARVSSLVNFISPSKNGAVRRFGQSIQSMSLRGDGKSPGVSLRSGSKVAGPTPTKRRNSTLWSEMLDVHQKSSFTSKEIKRQEAIYELFRGEQDLIEDLQLARKAYHDPMLKLSIMTEEELEHIFGDLDAYIPLHEDLLMKLTDGTGPDGTVAEIGQMVIDWLPGLNAYRNYCSNQLAAKALLDQKKQDRRVQDFLQRCLESPFSRKLDLWSFLDIPRSRLVKYPLLLREIMRHTPADHPDVAKLEKAVAIIQEILSDINIRKGESECRYYVDKLEYLDDKQRDPLIDSCRSLLCHGELRNKSGSRLHVFLFSEVLVLTRPVTRNERSCFQVYRQPIRVRDLALEDLQDGEARLGGSFRGAFTNADKAKNVFRVSSTDPSHGQSHTLHVNDVYHKQQWLNCLRGAMIEHGATDNAVSRVKRRSSAVHEGDENCPPPGPQLRPQRSRVTLKRKETGV, from the exons ATGGAAGAAAACGAAGAAGGGAAAACGTCAAAGACGTTGGGGAAAAAGCAGAAACTTCATCGGACGTCATCGAGAACATCCACCACCAGCGTTACTAGCCTGGCTGAGCAATCGCCGAGAGAACTGCGCAGAAATAACTCCAAAAA AAATCTCCTTCAAAGAGGAAGCTCTTTCACCTTTCTCACCCCAGGGACACCGTGGGACTTCAGTCTG AAGCGAAAACGCAAAGAAAAGGAAGACGACACGGTCAGCCTGTCCAGTTTTGACCTCAAG GAGCCGACAAACAAAAAAGTGCGGCCACTGGCCAGAGTGTCATCCCTCGTCAACTTCATATCTCCTTCCAAGAATGGAGCCGTCCGTCGCTTTGGTCAGAGCATCCAG TCTATGTCGCTGCGTGGGGATGGTAAGTCACCGGGCGTGTCGCTGCGAAGCGGCAGCAAGGTGGCGGGTCCCACGCCCACCAAGCGAAGGAATAGCACACTGTGGTCAGAGATGCTGGACGTTCACCAAAAGAGCTCCTTCACCTCCAAGGAAATCAAGAGACAGGAG GCTATATATGAGCTCTTCAGGGGTGAGCAGGATCTTATTGAGGATCTCCAGCTGGCACGGAAG GCATACCACGACCCCATGCTCAAGCTGTCCATCATGACGGAGGAGGAGCTGGAGCATATCTTTGGCGATCTAGATGCATACATACCGCTGCATGAGG ATCTTTTAATGAAGCTGACAGACGGAACAGGACCCGATGGCACAGTGGCTGAGATAGGACAAATGGTGATTGACTGG CTCCCGGGCCTGAATGCGTACCGCAACTACTGCAGCAACCAGCTAGCGGCCAAAGCGCTTCTGGATCAGAAAAAGCAGGATCGGCGAGTGCAGGACTTCCTGCAACGCTGCCTGGAGTCGCCCTTTAGCCGAAAACTGGACCTGTGGAGCTTCCTGGATATCCCACGCTCCCGCTTAGTCAAGTACCCACTTCTACTGCGGGAGATCATGAGGCACACTCCGGCCGATCACCCGGACGTGGCCAAACTGGAGAAGGCG GTGGCAATCATCCAGGAGATTCTCTCCGACATCAACATAAGGAAAGGCGAGTCGGAGTGCCGGTACTATGTGGACAAACTGGAGTATCTGGATGACAAGCAGCGAGACCCTTTGATTGACAGCTGCAGGAGCCTCTTGTGTCACGGCGAGCTGAGGAACAAGAGTGGCTCG AGGCTGCATGTATTCCTGTTCTCGGAGGTGCtggtgctgacccggcccgtgaCGCGCAACGAGCGCAGCTGCTTCCAGGTGTACAGGCAGCCCATCCGCGTTCGCGACCTAGCTCTGGAAGACCTTCAGGACGGGGAAGCCCGGTTAGGCGGATCCTTCCGTGGTGCTTTCACCAATGCCGACAAAG CCAAGAATGTTTTCCGCGTGAGCTCGACGGATCCGTCGCACGGCCAGTCGCACACGCTGCACGTGAACGACGTGTACCACAAGCAGCAGTGGCTCAACTGCCTGCGAGGCGCCATGATCGAGCATGGGGCCACGGACAACGCCGTCTCACGGGTCAAGCGGCGTTCGTCGGCCGTGCACGAGGGAGACGAAAATTGTCCGCCGCCGGGACCTCAGCTCAGGCCGCAGAGATCGCGGGTCACCCTCAAAAGGAAAGAGACGGGTGTGTAG